The window GCGCAGAATGCCTTCAGGGTCCACGATGAACACAGCGCGGACGGTGTTGGTGCCTTTGCCCGGATGGACCATGCCCAGTTTGGCCGCAACTTGTCCCATGTCGTCGGCAATGATCGGGAATTGGATTTCTTCACCCAGGTTGTCTTTAATCCACTCGACCCATTTAATGTGGGAAAAAACCTGGTCGATGGACAGGCCGATGAGTTCGCATCCGAGTTCCTTGAAATCATTGAACCGTTTTTGAAAGGCAACAAACTCCGTGGTGCATACCGGGGTGAAATCGGCCGGATGCGAGAACAGCAAAAACCATTTTCCTTCCATGTCTTTGGGCAGTTTCATGGTGCCATGTGTGGTCGTGACTTCCATTTTCGGGAACTTTGCGCCAAGCAAGGGGATACCGGATTCCATATTTGTCTCCTTCATTTTCCTGTGGTTAGTTGTGGTTGACGGTAGGACAGCCAGCCCGGCCCCACGCAAGAATGCCGCCGGCCAGGGATTTCACATTGGTGTATCCGTGTCGTTTCATGAATGAACCGGCCATGTTGGACCGGTAACCGGACCCACAGTAGACAACAATTTCTTCCTCCGTGGGCAGTGAGCAGCAATTGTCCAGTATTTCGGTGAATGGAAGGTGCTGGGCTTCGGCAATGAAACCGTTGTTCCATTCGGGATCGGTGCGCACATCAAGCAATATCGGCAAGGTCTTGTCGGTGGCGCGTTGGGAGAGTTCGGTCACGCCGACTTGTTCCAGACGGTCAACAGTGCGTCCGGAATAGATCCACGCCTGCATGCCGCCGGACAGATATCCCAGAATATTGTCATAGCCGATGCGGTGCAGCTCGGTGCGCATGGCATCGTAGTCTGGTCGATCATGCACGACGAGCAGAATGTCGGCGTCGGGTGGGACAACCATGCCGACCCAATTGGCGAGTTGTTTTTCAAAGCCGATGTTGAGGGCTCCGGGAATATGGGCGCCACCGAAGGCAGCCCCATCTCGGGCGTCGATGATCACGGCACCGCGCTCCATGGCGGCTTCGAAATCGGTCACAGACAGGGCGCGTTCCAACGGACAACGGTCGAGGAGCGGCGCGCCGTGTTTATTGGTGGAAATGATATGCGTGAAGCTTTTGGGGCGTACCGGAAAATCATTGCCGGTGGCCAGCGCAAAGGCTTGAAACGAATTGTATTGCAGTCGCGGGTTGTGTCGCCGTTCGTAGCCCAAAGACGTATTGGTCTTGGGGCTCATGCCTTTCCCGCACAATGAACCGGCGCCGTGTGCCGGATAGACTTCCAAATAGTCGGGAAGCGATCCCAATTTGTCGAACAGAGAACTGTACAGGTTCTTGACCTGCTCCTCCAGCACCTCTTTCCCGGCCAAGTCAGGACGCCCGATATCACCCACAAACAGCAAGTCGCCCGTTAGAATCAACCAGGGCTCTTCCGCACGTGCCAAGTCCGAGACAAGCAACGAGATGGCGTGAGGAGTGTGACCCGGAGTATGCAACACCTTGAGTCGGGCATTGCCGGCTTCGAGAATATGCCCCTCGGGCAGGGGCGTGAATGCGAAGTCCACCGGCGACTGCGGATGCATGCAGATTGCTGCACCCGTCCGGTTTGCCAACTCATGCGCTCCGGACACATGGTCAGCATGGACGTGGGTATCAATAATATAGGTGATGCGCATGCCTTCGTCACGCGAGATGTCGAGATAGTCTTGGATATCGCGTTTCGGGTCCACGACGATCATGGAGCCCGCTTGTGGGCAGCCGAGTACATACGACAGGCAGCCAAGTCCTGAGACTTGGATCTGTTTGAAATACATCGGATTCCTCCTTTGCAGTGTACAGCGTAGTCGAACCTGCCCGTGTTACTGCCTTTGGGGCATACCACGCTTCTTTTCACATACCAGTTGATGAAACTTTTCGTCCATAGTTAATGCTGATTTTTTGTATAGAAATTGTTGATCGATGTTTTCTGGGTGCGACAATGGAAGCACTCTATGTCTAGTAAGAATAATTCTCAAGTAAAAATAAAAATTAATATGCTTCTTTTTGAAAATATTTCCACACGTGGAAGAAATCGTTGGCTGAGCATTAAAAATAGTAAATAAAATTGAAGTGTTAATTTGGTAGCTTTCGGTAGTGCATATCGCTGGAGCTCATCAAATGCTTTTTTTCTATCCATTTTGTTATCGAAAAGTCTTCAGAAGGATATGGAAGGAATCGAGTGCTCGAAGTAGGTGGATGTCTCCTGACCGGTCTTTGAAGAGATATCGAAAGCACGCTGGGGACGAAGGATGCACGCAAAGAATAAAGAAGGAAAAAGGAGGGACGTCGTGCCAGAGGATGGCAGAATGCGAGGTTCCGTCCGAAATCGCTTCGTGGAGAAAGAAAACGTAAAATTGATTATTTGGAGTCACGATTAAAAAGTTTTTCGTGAATTATCACGAGAGCGCTTGCAATCGTGTCATATTGAGCATAAGAACCCAAGGAGTTCATGTGAAAATTATGGACTGATGTTTTTTCACTCTGTCTGGAGTGGTCACCATACGATAAATAAAGATTCTGTATACCTCATGCAGTGTATGAGGTGTATTGTTTTTTTTGTTTGTTGTATTCTCTAGATCGTCTTGTTCTCATCTTCATTCCTCTTTCCTTTCATCCATCTCATCGCTTCTTAGTGTCGCCTCGTTCCGTATTTGGATTTATTCTGATCTATATCAACGAAAGATAACATCCATTGTTTCTTTTTGATCTCTTAATCAGTGTAAATTTCACTTGAAAAATAATAAATGAATTGTCTTTTAGGGGACAAGTCAAAAATATACGAAAAGCACTTGTCATAAAAATATGGCTTTGTTAAGTAGTGACATCTCGCAACACACAAACCTCAAAGGAGAAATCTCATGAACGTAAGCGCACGCAATCTTATTCCTGGTACCGTAAAGAAAGTCAGCATCGGAATGGTTAACGCTGAAGTCGTTATTGAAGCCGCTCCTGGTGTTGAAGTTGTTTCCGTCATCACCAAAGACTCTGTTGAAAGAATGGGCATTAAAGAAGGCGCGAAAGTAAAAGCGATGGTCAAAGCGACCAGCGTCATGCTCGTGACCGACTAGTCTGTTCATTACAGATTAATTTTAGCAAGGTGGGCTTATGCATATTGCATGAGCCCACCTTGCTTATTATGATTTGCTATAGGATTTATCTATTGATTTTTATATTTTGTATTTTTAATATAAATACACAACGAGTTTAGTATAGAATTTTAATGTGAATTATGAAGTCATTGGGTCGCCGTGATATGAATTTGAGAGCGAGTGTGACGAGAGAGGAAGCCGCTTCGTTCAAGAAGCATAGTTGGGTGTTCTGTTCGTGAAGTGCTATGTGGAGTGATTTGGCGGGGGAGGAAGCGTAAGCCAGCCATACAGCGCCTTCAGACAGCTCAATGATTTCATCCTCTCGGTCTGTGTAGCAATATATTTCGTCAATCCGGCTAGAAAAAAGGGACGTCGGGTATGTCTGAGAATTTATCTCATAACAGCCGTGCGGCATCGTTGTTTCTTTATGAACTGAAGTGCGTGAAAAGACGTTTTATCCACAGGGTCCTAATACCTCTTCGCGCATCAATGATGCAGGAAGCTTTATCGAGGAGGCGTCCTTCGAAAGGATTCATACTGAGAGTAGTGTTGCAAACTGCATCTCCCTGGAACGCGGCACAATATGGCTTAATAAAACGAATATGCGCCTTTCCTCTGATATTTTAGAGATGCCTGACCAATTATCTAGACGATCCTGGTTCAATATATGTTTATGCATTCTGTAGTATGAATGTTATAAGAATAAGCGGAAGGGTTCAACCGTGGTATTATCAGGTAAAGTTTCAGTAGAGACAATGTATATCGTATTAAAAAAGACTTGTCTCTGTTTATTAAACTCTGTTATACGGTGATTTGTATTGTGAGAGCAATGAATGAATAGGAGTATGCACAGATATTCAGTTCAATTTTATATTTTATATTATATCTGTCACTCGTATGATTTTTTTAATGACAAGTTAAATAATTCAAAATAGATACTATGAAACAGTGAGATCGCGTGGTATAGGTCTGACTATCTTGAACCTTTATTATTGAAAAGGAGATTTTGTATGAAAGTCAGTGCACGCAATCTTATCCCCGGAACCGTCAAGGCCATTAACATTGGTATGGTCAATGCTGAAGTGGTGATTGAAGCTGGTCCTGGTGTTGATATCGTTTCCGTTATCACGAAGGAATCTGTTGAAAAGATGGGATTGAAAGAAGGCTCTGAAGTTAAAGCAATGGTGAAAGCGACCAGTGTCATGGTTGTTACAGATTAATGACGATTTTGGGTGCTGATTAACAAATCAATGGGACGTCGCATTCCGTGCGGCGTCCCATTTTTACAATGAGATAATACTCTGTTGTATTGCGTATCCAATTGTTTCCTGGATATTTACTTTGCGTTGCCTATGCCATCCGTCGTCTTCCTTCGGCATCAGCTGCTTTGAGAACAGAAAGAATGCGATGCGGCGTGATTTCAACAGGCTCGTTATGAATACTTTCCTCTTCGGCACATGCTTTTTCAGCGACACACAGGAGCTCTTCGTCACTGACACCTTCAAGACCTAAATCGCTCAAGGTGGTCGGCAGGCCTAATGATGCGCAGAGGGTATAGACTTCATCAATTCTGTGCATGGGTTGATCCGTCAAGAAAAGAGACGCCAGCACTCCAAACGCCACTTTCTCGCCGTGATACAAATGTTGAACGGCGGGCAGTACGGTCAGGCCATTATGAATGGAGTGTGCCGCGGCAAGTCCTCCGCTTTCAAAACCGAGTCCGCTTAAAAGCGTGTTGGCTTCTACAATGCGTTCCAGAGCGGGTGTCACCACGCCCGCTTCGCAGGCCGTGAGTGCGGAAAGGCCGTAGTCGCGGACGGTTTCATAGCACAGCTTCGCCAGAGCATACGCCGTCATGGACCCCACGCTTCCGGCGATATTACGTCCTCGACGAATGCGGCATGATTCGGCTTCGAACCATGTCGCCAGCGCATCACCCATGCCTGCGACGAGAAACCGAGCGGGAGCCTGAACAATGACATTGGTGTCCACGATGACAAGGTTGGGGTTGGTTGGAAGAATGTCCGCTCGTTGGAATACCCCTTCCTCTGAATATACGACACATACGGAACTACAGGGCGCGTCGGTCGATGCAATAGTAGGAACCATGGCGCAGGGAATTTTGGCTTGGCTCGCTACGGCTTTGGCAGTATCCAGTGTCTTCCCTCCGCCAACAGCTGTGATGGTGTCCGCACCGAATTCTTGGACGAGTCCCAACAGGCGGGCGATTTCCGCATCCGTGCATTGCCTGTTGAATCGTTCCACACGGACAGCTCCAACCGCTTCAATCGAGGGGAGCACAGGAGGAAGAAGGTGCTCCAGAGGATGGGGCGACGAGATGATAAAATGACGTTTTCCGAAGCGGGATAATTCTTCTCCGAGCCGGGTTACTGCTC of the Desulfovibrio inopinatus DSM 10711 genome contains:
- a CDS encoding glycerol dehydrogenase, with the protein product MATITLFPGRYVQGGGAVTRLGEELSRFGKRHFIISSPHPLEHLLPPVLPSIEAVGAVRVERFNRQCTDAEIARLLGLVQEFGADTITAVGGGKTLDTAKAVASQAKIPCAMVPTIASTDAPCSSVCVVYSEEGVFQRADILPTNPNLVIVDTNVIVQAPARFLVAGMGDALATWFEAESCRIRRGRNIAGSVGSMTAYALAKLCYETVRDYGLSALTACEAGVVTPALERIVEANTLLSGLGFESGGLAAAHSIHNGLTVLPAVQHLYHGEKVAFGVLASLFLTDQPMHRIDEVYTLCASLGLPTTLSDLGLEGVSDEELLCVAEKACAEEESIHNEPVEITPHRILSVLKAADAEGRRRMA
- a CDS encoding TOBE domain-containing protein, coding for MNVSARNLIPGTVKKVSIGMVNAEVVIEAAPGVEVVSVITKDSVERMGIKEGAKVKAMVKATSVMLVTD
- a CDS encoding MBL fold metallo-hydrolase, whose protein sequence is MYFKQIQVSGLGCLSYVLGCPQAGSMIVVDPKRDIQDYLDISRDEGMRITYIIDTHVHADHVSGAHELANRTGAAICMHPQSPVDFAFTPLPEGHILEAGNARLKVLHTPGHTPHAISLLVSDLARAEEPWLILTGDLLFVGDIGRPDLAGKEVLEEQVKNLYSSLFDKLGSLPDYLEVYPAHGAGSLCGKGMSPKTNTSLGYERRHNPRLQYNSFQAFALATGNDFPVRPKSFTHIISTNKHGAPLLDRCPLERALSVTDFEAAMERGAVIIDARDGAAFGGAHIPGALNIGFEKQLANWVGMVVPPDADILLVVHDRPDYDAMRTELHRIGYDNILGYLSGGMQAWIYSGRTVDRLEQVGVTELSQRATDKTLPILLDVRTDPEWNNGFIAEAQHLPFTEILDNCCSLPTEEEIVVYCGSGYRSNMAGSFMKRHGYTNVKSLAGGILAWGRAGCPTVNHN
- a CDS encoding TOBE domain-containing protein, with product MKVSARNLIPGTVKAINIGMVNAEVVIEAGPGVDIVSVITKESVEKMGLKEGSEVKAMVKATSVMVVTD
- a CDS encoding peroxiredoxin — its product is MESGIPLLGAKFPKMEVTTTHGTMKLPKDMEGKWFLLFSHPADFTPVCTTEFVAFQKRFNDFKELGCELIGLSIDQVFSHIKWVEWIKDNLGEEIQFPIIADDMGQVAAKLGMVHPGKGTNTVRAVFIVDPEGILRIMFYYPQELGRNIDELLRAVKGMQTSDANGVAIPAGWPNNELIGDSVIIPPAKDVTVAKERTGTTDCFDWWFCHKKL